agcgacacgtgtcctgcttttaaaaagtagattcttctctctccagggtttaatccagtgtggtgcacgcgctggaatctgatggattcggatgatctgggctgtctgattgatcagacagtcttgatgagatcagatcttggctgtctgatggaaatcaacggcctgtaaccatggtcctgcggtacgcgcgcgacactggatccgcgtctattgatggtaatttggttaattaattaaaaagaatgggtattttggtccaactgaaaaggtgcactttgctaatttagacccagttgggtctaaattagcagccccctatatatatatatatatatatatatatatatatatatatatatatatatatatatatatatatatatatatatagtttgagTAGTTTCTTTGTTAAAAAGCCAAAAAGTGTGTTGGTTTGAGGGAaggaaagagaagaaaagagattACAGAAACTaatgaatgaatttaatttaaattttgatctaaattcattcattaatCTCGGTGTTTTCCTCCATTCCCTAAAACCAAACACACCatgaagttaaaaaaaaaaacactacaacTTCTTTCTTCAGGCCGCCACCTTCTTTCAAGTCTGCAGAATATCCTTTCTCTCATCTATGCATATAGATACTCtccctttctttttattgatctaAATGTAatctaaacaatttttttaaaaggcaaCAAAGAAGATATTTCTCCCTTCCTCCTTTCTTTATTGATTTTTTCATATTACATTCTCCTTCTTCTAAGGctatttcattcttttttttcaccaccggtTAAATCTGATTCGAGGGTCAGTTCTTGAGGCTATGTCATtttgatatgttatttattgtttatttagttttttttataaaataccaAATTCTTGTTCAACCTCTAAAATTGTTTGAACCACCGATTTTTTTGATTTTCACCAGTTTTTTTACTGGTTTATCGGTTTTTCCATCGATTTTGTGGCTTAACGCCTTTTGACAAGATATgtagcaagggacaggacaaaaacaataattttgtcCCCCACAAAATCACAGGACAACTTTTtatccacagtacaactataaaaaatacgaaaatatctattttattttcgaatataaaaaatattatcgtcttATCTCTCTCCAGTATAGTTTTGTCATGTCTTGTACtatcttgttctgtcctgtATTGTTCTGTCATGGATTGTCTTGATCTgtcatgtactgttctgtccagtatttattgttttttagtgATTATAACCAAATATGTGTTAAAATATGAACTTATTAAAGAAAATCTAATATAGTTAATGTGAttgtatattattaaatattaactataaaattaaagatacaatgtcatttattttattcaaataataaaaacaatatatcaatgaatataatgaaaatttataaatataaaataagtagTCAATTAGGTCAAAAAAGTGGTTCAATCCCTACGGTCGGCGATTAATTTTGGTGTTTAATTTCTCTTATAAATACACCACATCACTTTTCTCTTTCTCCCAAATCCGCCGCCCTCAAACCACTGCCTGTTCTATTTTCTCCCAAATCCAATCTATCAAGATGTAGTCGTCCAGGTGGTGGTGCGATGAGCTATCGTGAATCCAACAACATCCTTCCACATCACTTTCAAACCCCTAATTGGGGTCGTGAATCCTCTGGATTCCTTAACCGTTGTCGTTGGTGGTCGTTCTCACCACCTCCACCGGATGTGATTCACGATCTATGCTTAGGTCAGTTAAATCTGCGTTGGATATTCCGTTCACATGTATTTTGTTGGGTTAGAATTGATGGGTTTTCGCCATAAGTTTCCTAGGTTTTATTTTGAGCCTAGTGGGTGCTTATTTCTGAGATGGGTTTAAGGCGTGTCACTGTTCCTCTCTCATAGTTTGGCTAGAAATGGTTGTGATCGCTTGTTTTTGGTCAGTGAGTTGTTGGCTAATGAATTTGTTACCATGTTGGCGGTCGTGTTCATTCTCCGTTTACAAAATATGGATTTGGTGCTAGCAAGTTCTTTATGATGCAGGTGTGAACAAGTCTGGTGATGGGTTCCTTAAAAATAAAGAGGTGATGCACAATCTTGGGTCACTACTTGCATCAAGTTCGATTTGTGGATGACGATCTTGATCTTTGTGTCTTTGATATTTTCAGATATGTTGAGATCTGCAGATATCAAGATCTAAGGTTTGTCTCCGGTATCATTATTATTTGTATTAGTTTAGTGAGTGGTTTCAAACTACTTGGCTTGAAAGAGTCGGATATTGCTTGCTATCGTTTGTTGCAAGGCGTTGATGATACGTGGAAGTTATTCACCAGCTTTTATTCGGTATGATGTTTTAGTGATCGTTTTAGATTACCTAATTTAAGATTTCCTTAGTGTTTTTGTGTTCACTTTTTGTTATATCTTCCATTTCTTAGTGAGCATTTGACAAGGGATTAGAGTTTTCAAGTCGTGTCATCCTTAACATGTTTGTTATTATCTTTGATGTCATTATGCTCTTAATTGAGTTTTTGTTGCTTAAAAAGAatagtaattttaaaataaatattttttaaactaattttttttaaaaaaataatattaaatatagtttttgaagaaaaataataattttatatctctTCTAGTAATTGTAATTGTCTTTTATAacacaataatatatatatatatatatatatatatatatatatatatatatatatatagggggctgctaacttagacccagttgggtctaagttagcaaggtgcaccttttgagttggacaaaaatacccatttttttaatttttgaaagaatagagcaacaggggcatttctgtaattttctgcaattttacgcgcgccccccacttctttttccccccccaggacacgtgtcacgctgTTATTTGCCAAAACCaaagcgcgtgcaccacacgcgccgacaggcgcgagTGGGTGAAGCCCAATCGCGGAGAGAGAAACCTTTTtaaaaaggcaggccacgtgtcagaaGCTGATTgactgcgttaattttttttcatttaatactttaaactcgattatttcgtcgtaaattaattttttattttttaatttttataccaaaattcataatttttttttctctacaaatagagacttggttcgtttgatttggacaccgaaaaaaaaacgcaatttttcactaccttaatctcatttttcactaccttaatctcattatttcgtcgtaaatgaattttttattttttattttttataccagaattcataatttttttttctctacaaatagagacttggttcgtttgatttggacacagaaaaaaaaacccaatttttcactaccttaatctcatttttcactaccttacatcaactcactgaaaccattctaccagaaaaatggtttcggagtacaaatctctgaaaccattctacaagctaaatggtttcagaagcaaataactaataatcaacttactgaaaccattttaccagcaaaatggtttcagattacaactctctgaaaccattctaccagataaatggtttcagaagcaaacacaattaataaattactcactgaaaccattctaccagtaaaatggtttcagaatacaactatgtgcaaccattctacaggctaaatggtttcagaagcaaataactaataatcaacttactgaaaccattctaccagcaaaatggtttcagattacaactctctgaaaccattgtaccagataaatggtttcagaagcaaacacaattaataaattacccattgaaaccattctaccagtaaaatggtttcagaatacaactatgtgcaaccattctaccaattaaatggtttcagaagcaagtCTCAGATTACAActatgtgaaaccattctaccagcaaaatggtttcagattacaactctctgaaaccattgtaccagataaatggtttcagaagcaaacacaattaataaattactcactgaaaccattctaccagtaaaatggtttcagaatacaactatgtgcaaccattctacaagctaaatggtttcagaagcaaataactaataatcaacttactgaaaccattctaccagcaaaatggtttcagattacaactctctgaaaccattctaccatataaatggtttcagaaggatttcggtgtccaaatcaaacgaaccaagtctctatttgtaggaaaaaaaaaattatgaattttggtataaaaaataaaaaataaaaaattaatttacgacgaaataatcgagtttaaagtagtgaaaaattgcgtttttttttcggtgtccaaatcaaacgaaccaagtctctatttgtagagaaaaaaaaattatgaattttggtataaaaaataaaaaataaaaaattaatttacgacgaaataatcgagtttaaagtataaaatgaaaaaaatcacgcagacccattcatatgctgacacgtggctgcctttttcaaaagcaaaattttctctctccagcttataatctagtgtggcgcagacaggatgatctgatagatcaggatgatctgggctgtctgattgatcagacagtcttaatgagatcacatcttggctgtctgatggaaatcaacggtctgtaaccatggtccttccgtacgcgcgcgacactggatccacgtctattaattgtttaagaaggtggagcgcgtgttgttatttttttttttatgtaaaattacagaaatgcccctgttgctctattctttcaaaaattaaaagaatgggtattttggtccaattgaaaaggtgcaccttgctaacttagacctaactagggtctaagttagaaaaccccatatatatatatatatatatatatatatatatatatatatatatatatatatatatatatatatatatatatatatatatataaattcttaATATATTTCTACCGTGTCTAGTCAAAATCAATttgcaataatattaaattctattttctttcaatattaataatatattgatgtTTATTAAATATgatagttttaaaaatattttttaacacaatgatagttttaaaattaaaatattaaagtccgtaaaaaattaaaatattacatatcataataaatatttatttttcttggtcTAAATTCAAACTAGTTGTATCTCAAATTTATCTATATAAGAAGCACAATTGGAATATGAAGAAAAACATAACGAAAATCATTTTAAGAAttttcattgtattttcttATCATCATGATGGTGGCTCTGTAAGTGCACAGACTCGCTACtaagtaataaagtagtaagttatcgtctccacatggattgtgccaAAGCTATCAGTTTCAGTTAGAAATTAGGTCTCATATTGGTAGGTTATAGTATCTCTTTGATTCCGTAATCTTAGATGTGTCATGATATCTACTTCGACCCTAGTTACTAACATAATATGCGCGCTTTCATATATGCTAGTGTATTAAATAAATAGAGATAGTAACATATAACAAATGAATTGCAATTGTAAATAGTCTTACTCGAACCAAATTACAAGTCTCAAGCAGTCCtagggagttcatctacttgacCTAACCCTGATGGGTTTAGCTACTGAAGACCATATAGGAAAAGAAAAACCTTATGCCTTTCGAGCTCCTTAGCCCTCCTTTGCTTCTTAGAGGCTTATAGTTCTCTAAACTTCTAAATGAATAATTATGAAGGAtgagagctctatttatagtgtTTTTGGACTTGGGCTGCACGaaatatcgtggtacgatggattCATCGTGtggtcatcgtggcacgatggaaAAAATTTGTTACAAATAAATTGCAGATTTTATTCTTTTCTTGGGCATCAAGTTTCttcccatcgtggccacgatgtaATCCATCGTAGCCACGATAACGtccataattatatttttgcttcaacacgaaagttgtagctctttgtcTTAACTTTCCAATGCATGGTCACAGGACTCGATCCGATACTCATAGCTCCAGTTATGACGTTTTTGGTACGATGTGgtatttcttcatttttccatCTTGCGCATCGTACCCACAGTGCTTCACAGATttctcatcgtggccacgatgcgATCCATCATGCAAGATGGATTGATTTGTTATAATCTTTTAACCGTCTTTTCATCGTGCTACGATGATCATCCATCGTGGTGCGATGAATTCTTCAATTTCTccttttttgcccttttttatgcattttccacttttcttgcttcttggtCAAGTAACTTCGTATCTTTAGGATTTGATCTTCAATTACTACTAAAACTACTCTAAAATAGTACtaaaaacataatataattgactgtcatcacatCTCTATGGGGGCTAGAAAAAAGGTAAACTTGTATATATAACATGCAACTTGAAGAAAAGGGAGACAtttagaaagagaaaaatggttagaaattaattttttcttattttcaatcGAGCATGTTTATCTTAATCTTACACattttattgttataaaatgataaatacggtgtaatttttttagaataatCGATCATTTGTCATATTAGTTAGAAAATGAACAATGTTTGGTGGAATGGGCAAAACCTTACTTAAAACCTAGAGTAAGGTTTTATCAGTTGGTGGATCCAAAACTTGAAAGTCAATACTCAGCAAAAAGAGCATACAAAGAAATGAAATTAGTTACACTTTGTTTTTGTCGTGGCCAAAAATCAAGACCGTTAATGAGTGAAATTGCTAAAATATCTTAACAACTTCACTCATTGACGGTCTTGATTTTTGGTTGTGGCAAAGAAAAAGTGTAACTAACTTCATTGCTTTGTGTGCTCCTTTTGTTGAGTATTGGCCTTCAAGTTTTGGATCCATCAGGTGATAAAACCCTACTCTAGGTTTTAAGTAAGGATTTGTCCATTCAACCAAACATTGTTCCTTTTTTGACTATAGCATtgtagtggaatttgaacaaaccactGTTGTTCCGGGATACGGTGTTTAGTACAAAGTATTGTCAAATATCTGCTATTGCTGAACTATAGCATTGTAACGTAGCAAAATTTAAACAAACCACTCTTTTCCACGATCCACAATTAACAATACTGATTATGTTATAACTATTGTTTAAAAAGATAGACAAAAAGAGTACCTCTTTGCTTCCTTTCTCCACCAGCTGCGGATGTAGCAATTCGTGCATATGATTAGCTATGCTTTGTGTCCCCTTGCTTGTGATGGAGGAAATATATTTTCCTAGCTCTTTAACCTTGTTTAGGTGACTGTTTCTAttattcttcttcctcttcaattGGAGTAGGAGATGTAATAAGTAACCACAATATAGCAAGTCAATGATAATGCAAAACCAACAATGAGGCCACCCTTTAATGCTTGATGGAACTTGTCACCGGAGCATGGTGCCAAAGACACTCCTCCACAAAGTTCATTATTATTAGCATAATTAGAAACTACTCCTCTTTGGAACATCGGCACTGGCCCTGACAAATCATTGTCAGAAAAATCAAACACTTTAAGCCTGTTAAGCAGGGAAAATTCTTGGGGGATATGACCACTTAACATGTTGCGGTCAAGCTTAAGAGAATTCAGGTAAGTGCAGTTTGCAAAATATATCGGAATTTCACCAGTGAATTTGTTACCAGAGATATCCATGGCAGTAACATATTTGAGTATGGTTGATATATCAGGTGGGATGGGTCCTGAGAGCTCGTTGAGAGAAAGGTCTACGCCCATAATTGAAGAGCAGTATTGATGACCACGCGGAAACTGGCCCTTCAATCCCATGTTAGATAGTTTGAGATTTAGTACTTTATTCTCATCAGGATGCCAGCATTCAACCCCATAAAAACGACATATGAAACCTTCAGTTTTGTGGTTGAAGTTCCAGCTCAAGGTTAAGTAATTATTTGGGTCTTCCAAGGAATTATTTTAAACACAAGATATCAGTATCTGTACTCTGACCAGCCATTAACATACTGAGGCACAAGAATATTTGGAATAGAAAATccctttttatttgaaaagcCATTTTGGTGGAGATACAAAAACTGAGACTGcagaaaaattagaaaattacgTCGAAAAATGGTGCGTACAATCAGGAAACCCAAACGCCAAAGGGTTTAATGATCTATATTCTATAATGTTACTTACCAAGATCATAATATCATATGAGAAAATAAAAGTCTACACTAATAATAATCACAATAAAAATAGTGATACTATGGTTTGTACAAGTTTTTGACAACAGCAACACTATTAAATTGGAACATAGCAGAAATACATAACCTTAACTCAACATGAATGAAACTTTGAGCTACCTGCAAATTACAAGCCAAACTAACATCTAATAAGTTAAACTCTAACTTTGGTTTCTATCATATCTATATTGGGAATTTAAATTACATTGTTTGCAAAGAAGTCTTTAAAAGTACTAACTGACTAAGTCAATCTCAAGGAAAACAGTTCATAATTTACTTGACATGACAATTTTCAAACAAAGATAGGGTAAAACAAACAATAGTACTCATAGATTAGAGTTTTCAAATGTTTGCATAATTCAAAGACAAAGAAATTATGGCATTTTGACTGAGCAACCTGAGGAGGGAGCAATTTGACTGAAAATTCGGAGGATTTTGGTGTTTCTTAAATTTAAGGTCCTGATTTGGCCGCGGCTCTATGTCAGTGACAGGCATTTACAATGACTTGACTGACTTTGCAATGGTGAGTTTGATGATGTTGATAActccaattttttcttttggattttATATTGTAGTAGTTGATTATGCTGCAAAATTTGTGTTTCGAgttgttgattttgatgataACTATTTGTTATTATATGCAGGAAagatatattataaatataactGAGAGTTGTACAACTTTTTATTACGATGATTATGAGAGTAACATTAAATTTTTCCGACATAACAAAACCTATGGATGCGTAAGTCTGATCTAATTATTTAAAACTCAACAATTTCGTCTATAGTAATAGAGGAAGCATATTCTAATCCCCTTAATGTGTCAGAATCATTAACCAAGTCATTTTTCCCCTTCCTTACATTGCTCATATTGTTATAAACTTCAACCATTGTTGGCCTTTGGTTTGATAAAGGCTTAACACACTCGCAAGCAATCTTTAGGAGAGTACAAACTTCATTTTCAAGTCCTTCCCCTGTCACAGATTTATCAATTACATTATAGAAACTCAAAGGGTTGGCACATAAATCAGAAGTATCATATGAACGCGACAATTCATTATATGTTTTCCCCGTCATCAATTCAAAAAGCACACTTCCAAAGTCATAGACATCCTTCTTCCCATCATTCACTTTAAACATCGTGCCTAGATGATCTTCAGTGTTGGGATTCATAAATTTGGCCTCTCCAAAATTGGATATTTTGGGTTCAAAATTCTCATCTAGCAATATGCATTCTGAACATATGTTAAAATGCACTATGCCTGAATCACATGTATGATGTAGCCATGCTAAGCCTCTTGCTATTCCAAGTGCAATGTTGATCCTATCATGCCATTTCAATCTTATGACTTCACTTTCCAAAGGATGTAACCATTTGGAAAGCCTTCCATTTGACATGTATGCATATGCCAAAAGCCTTTCCTTTTCTTCAATGCAAAACCCAAGCAGGGGAactatatttttgtgtttgtaccTACACAAAATCGCTGTTTCCAAAAGGAATTGCCGTTTAAATAAGCAAGAGTCAAATAGTCTCTTAACAGCTAGTAACTGACCATTAGGCAGAAATCCTTGGTACATCATTCCCATCTTTCCTACACCGATGGCATTGTCCATAGCGAAACAGTCAGTTGCATCACGCAGTTCTTCTAACCATATTGTTGATATCAGACTTTCCAATAGTACAGAGATCTGTGGATGCAGGTGTAATTATTGTTTACATTGAAAGGATATACCAATTAAAGTGTACAAAATAATTGAATATTTGGTGTTCttaaaaagaaataatgaaGAAATTGAGTACCTCTTTTGTTTCGTTGTGTACAATCTGTGAATTTAACAGTTCATGCATCTGATTAACTACCGTCCGTGTCCTCCTGCTTGTGATGGAGCAAACATATTTGCCCAATTCTTTAGCTTTGTTTAGGGGaatgttttttctctttttcaattGATGCACCCAATGTGCACATTTGGAGTAGAACATACAAGTGATCATAAcagaaaaaatgaaagaaaaaacataacCAATAATAAGACCACCTTTGAACGATTGATGGAAATCGTCTTGCTTGTCACGTGTCAAGGAGCATGGTCTCAAAGACCCTCCACAAAGTCCTCTATTGTTAGCATAGTTAACGTTTACGAACATGACGAACATTGGCACTTGCCCATACAATTGATTGTTAGAAAAGGAAATCGTTTTAATCCTCGTAAGAGTGCCGATTTCTTTTGGAATTTCACCTGTTAGCATATTGTTGTCAAGTTTAATAGTATTCAGGTATGTGCAATTTGCTAAAGTTGTTGGAATTTCACCGGTGAATCTGTTATAAGAGAGATCAATGGTGGTAACAAATCTGAGTATTTCTGATATATCAGATGGAATGGGTCCTGAAAGGTCGTTGACTG
This portion of the Trifolium pratense cultivar HEN17-A07 linkage group LG3, ARS_RC_1.1, whole genome shotgun sequence genome encodes:
- the LOC123918105 gene encoding probably inactive leucine-rich repeat receptor-like protein kinase At5g48380, with the protein product MHISGHMIFLVTTSLSQFLYRHGMVVQIKRDILLHTFFLCSLLSILMISHGTETDILCLKSIKNSFEDPNNYLTSSWNFYNNTEGYICKFNGVECWHPDENRVLNLKLSNMGLKGKFPRGIVNCTTLTGLDLSVNDLSGPIPSDISEILRFVTTIDLSYNRFTGEIPTTLANCTYLNTIKLDNNMLTGEIPKEIGTLTRIKTISFSNNQLYGQVPMFVMFVNVNYANNRGLCGGSLRPCSLTRDKQDDFHQSFKGGLIIGYVFSFIFSVMITCMFYSKCAHWVHQLKKRKNIPLNKAKELGKYVCSITSRRTRTVVNQMHELLNSQIVHNETKEISVLLESLISTIWLEELRDATDCFAMDNAIGVGKMGMMYQGFLPNGQLLAVKRLFDSCLFKRQFLLETAILCRYKHKNIVPLLGFCIEEKERLLAYAYMSNGRLSKWLHPLESEVIRLKWHDRINIALGIARGLAWLHHTCDSGIVHFNICSECILLDENFEPKISNFGEAKFMNPNTEDHLGTMFKVNDGKKDVYDFGSVLFELMTGKTYNELSRSYDTSDLCANPLSFYNVIDKSVTGEGLENEVCTLLKIACECVKPLSNQRPTMVEVYNNMSNVRKGKNDLVNDSDTLRGLEYASSITIDEIVEF